The following are encoded together in the Neofelis nebulosa isolate mNeoNeb1 chromosome 9, mNeoNeb1.pri, whole genome shotgun sequence genome:
- the RTEL1 gene encoding regulator of telomere elongation helicase 1 isoform X2: MPKIALNGVTVDFPFQPYKCQEEYMSKVLECLQKKVNGILESPTGTGKTLCLLCTTLAWREHLRDTISARKIAERAQGGLFVNHTLSWGAAASDGDSTACYSDVPKIIYASRTHSQLTQVISELRSTSYRPRVCVLGSREQLCIHPEVKKQESNHMQIHLCRKKVASRSCHFYNNVEEKSLEQELTTSILDIEDLVKSGNKHKLCPYYLSRNLKQQADIIFMPYNYLLDAKSRRAHSIDLKGTVVIFDEAHNVEKMCEESASFDLTPHDVASGLDAIDQVLEEQTKVAQQGEFHLDFSADSAASGLRMELEDLAKLKVILLRLEGAIDAIELPGDQSGVTKPGSYIFELFAEAQITFQTKGCILDSLDQIIQHLAGRMGPFTNTAGLQKLSDIIQIVFSADPAEGVSSSVMGPGVSQSYKVHIHPDASHQRTARRSDAWNATAARKQGKVLSYWCFSPGHSMRELVRQGVRTLILTSGTLAPVSSFALELQIPFPVCLENPHVIDKHQIWVGIVPKGPDGAQLSSAFDKRFSDACLSSLGKALGNIARVVPHGLLVFFPSYPVMEKSLEFWRARDFARKLEALKPLFVEPRSKGGFSEVVDAYYTRVASPGSNGATFLAVCRGKASEGLDFADTNGRGVIVTGLPYPPRMDPRVVLKMQFLDELKGRSGPGGQLLSGHEWYRQQASRAVNQAIGRVIRHRHDYGAIFLCDHRFTHADARAQLPSWVRPHVKVYDSFGHVIRDVAQFFRVAQKTMPVPAPLLAAPSLGEGEGAVMVAVSPGPLSTRKAKSLDVHVPSLRRRPVGSPTRDAESSLCVEYGRELALARQRPVGLLAALEHSEHLAGGPGDKASPGEEECHKGPGGSEGVARTTMCPPQAAHVSTLSLPREKRPAQQQKGGRRKIRLVGSREGPVASTQAGRAKLFMVAVKQALSQASFDMFTRALQDYKGSDDFEALVACLGPLFAEDPKKHGLLQGFYQFVRPHHKQQFEEVCLQWTGHGCGHRPEHSLPQRRGAPSAQAPRGRRECDPKLTLSQGAAGQLDPGQHLNQGRPHLVSGPAPAGDPSSCPKEGGSGAPRAEKQGPPVGSAYLADVRKALGSVGCSQLLAALTAYRRDGDFEKVVAVAAALTTSRPEDLRLLERFGAFLRPRHQQRFRQVCADLMGPAAPSAGPELPGPQDGTPTVPPDLAHGDSRPDSRLCLQAPQDRTNPGGPRARSWPSLDRGRPGMRGLPASPPAPPTGTRRPSPARRAPAAGRRTRSLSSALPATSTAAGPAGDGSSRPLGLARPATPLPGSRASRRSSGQSPSEAGDPRAGGRRLCPRRSWDTCPFTGCGSRARPVPVGMPLKWQQDRRLPMRSPEVPLGSGEGLLKGTSSELSLAACLWVELQALGCCGLSPGLEGGGNALPPPLRDLCVPRARSGSAFNQVTGSLIKLRIPYPDAVCRVWTWQWGLRVLGRKTWASE; encoded by the exons ATGCCCAAGATAGCCCTGAATGGCGTGACAGTGGACTTCCCCTTCCAGCCGTACAAATGCCAGGAGGAGTACATGAGCAAGGTGCTGGAGTGTCTGCAGAAG AAAGTGAATGGCATCCTGGAGAGCCCCACGGGCACAGGGAAGACACTGTGCCTCCTCTGCACCACGCTGGCCTGGCGGGAGCACCTCCGTGACACCATCTCTGCCCGCAAGATCGCTGAGAGGGCGCAGGGAGGGCTTTTTGTCAATCACACCTTGTCCTGGGGAGCTGCCGCTTCCGATGGAGACAGCACAG CCTGCTACTCGGACGTCCCAAAGATCATTTATGCCTCCAGGACCCACTCGCAGCTCACTCAGGTCATCAGCGAGCTTCGGAGCACCTCCTACCG GCCCAGGGTATGTGTGCTGGGTTCCCGGGAGCAGCTGTGTATCCACCCCGAGGTGAAGAAGCAGGAGAGTAACCACATGCAG ATCCACTTGTGCCGGAAAAAGGTGGCTAGTCGTTCCTGTCACTTCTACAACAACGTGGAAG AGAAGAGCCTGGAGCAGGAGCTGACTACCTCCATCCTGGACATTGAAGACCTGGTCAAAAGTGGGAACAAGCACAA gCTGTGCCCGTACTACCTGTCTCGGAACCTGAAGCAGCAGGCTGACATCATCTTCATGCCATACAACTACTTGTTGGACGCCAAG AGCCGCCGGGCGCACAGCATTGACCTGAAGGGGACGGTTGTGATTTTCGACGAAGCTCACAATGTG GAAAAGATGTGTGAGGAGTCGGCATCCTTCGACCTGACCCCCCATGACGTGGCTTCTGGACTGGACGCCATAGACCAGGTCTTGGAGGAGCAGACCAAGGTGGCACAGCAGGGCGAGTTCCACTTGGACTTCAGTGCGGACTCTGCCGCCTCAG GGCTGCGCATGGAGTTGGAAGACCTCGCCAAGCTCAAGG TGATCCTGCTTCGCCTGGAGGGGGCCATCGATGCCATTGAGCTGCCGGGGGACCAGAGTGGTGTCACCAAGCCAGGGAG CTACATCTTTGAGCTGTTTGCCGAAGCCCAGATAACCTTTCAGACCAAAGGCTGCATCCTCGACTCCCTGGACCAGATCATCCAGCACCTGGCAGGAC GTATGGGGCCGTTCACCAACACAGCGGGGCTGCAGAAGCTCTCAGACATCATCCAG ATTGTGTTCAGTGCAGACCCTGCGGAGGGCGTGTCTAGTTCTGTGATGGGGCCTGGGGTCTCTCAATCCTACAAG gTGCACATCCACCCTGATGCCAGTCACCAGAGGACAGCTCGGCGATCAGACGCCTGGAACGCCACGGCGGCCAGAAAGCAAG GGAAGGTGCTGAGCTACTGGTGCTTCAGCCCCGGCCACAGCATGCGCGAGCTGGTCCGCCAGGGCGTCCGCACGCTCATCCTCACCAGCGGCACACTGGCCCCCGTGTCCTCCTTCGCCCTGGAGCTGCAGAT CCCTTTCCCAGTCTGCCTGGAGAACCCACACGTCATCGACAAGCACCAGATCTGGGTGGGGATCGTCCCCAAAGGCCCCGATGGAGCCCAGCTGAGCTCTGCCTTTGACAAACG GTTTTCTGATGCATGCCTGTCCTCCCTCGGCAAGGCGCTAG GCAACATCGCCCGCGTGGTCCCGCACGGGCTCCTGGTCTTTTTCCCTTCCTACCCCGTCATGGAGAAAAGCCTGGAGTTCTGGCGG GCCCGTGACTTTGCCAGGAAGCTGGAGGCCCTGAAGCCTCTATTTGTGGAGCCGAGGAGCAAAGGTGGCTTCTCAGAG GTGGTGGATGCTTATTACACTCGAGTCGCCTCCCCCGGGTCCAACGGGGCTACTTTCCTGGCTGTGTGCCGGGGGAAG GCCAGCGAGGGGCTAGACTTTGCGGACACGAACGGCCGCGGTGTGATCGTCACGGGCCTGCCGTACCCCCCACGCATGGACCCCCGGGTGGTCCTCAAGATGCAGTTCCTGGACGAGTTGAAGGGCCGCAGCGGGCCTGGAGGTCAG ctcCTCTCCGGGCACGAGTGGTACCGGCAGCAGGCGTCCAGGGCTGTGAACCAGGCCATCGGGCGGGTGATCCGGCATCGCCACGACTACGGGGCCATCTTCCTCTGTGACCACAG GTTCACTCACGCGGATGCCAGAGCCCAGCTGCCCTCCTGGGTGCGCCCCCACGTCAAGGTGTATGACAGCTTCGGCCACGTCATCCGGGACGTGGCCCAGTTCTTCCGTGTTGCCCAGAAAACT ATGCCGGTGCCGGCCCCGCTACTCGCTGCCCCAAGTCTGGGTGAGGGAGAAGGTGCTGTCATGGTGGCCGTGTCGCCCGGCCCCCTCTCCACCAGGAAAGCCAAGAGTCTGGACGTGCACGTCCCCAGCCTGAGGCGGAGACCCGTGG GGTCGCCGACCAGGGACGCCGAGAGCAGCCTGTGTGTAGAGTACGGGCGGGAGCTGGCCCTCGCTCGGCAGAGGCCTGTGGGGCTGCTGGCAGCCCTGGAACACAGCGAGCATCTGGCTGGGGGGCCTGGAGACAAGGCCtcccctggggaggaggag TGTCACAAGGGGCCTGGGGGCTCTGAGGGCGTGGCCAGGACCACAATGTGTCCCCCCCAGGCAGCGCATGTCTCCACCCTGTCCCTCCCACGTGAGAAGAGGCCTGCACAGCAGCagaaaggaggcagaaggaagatCAGGCTGGTGGGCAGCCGG GAGGGGCCGGTGGCCAGTACACAGGCGGGCAGAGCCAAGCTGTTCATGGTGGCCGTGAAGCAGGCGCTGAGCCAGGCCAGCTTCGACATGTTCACCAGGGCCCTGCAGGACTACAAGGGCTCTGACGACTTTGAGGCTCTGGTGGCCTGCCTCGGCCCACTCTTTGCTGAGGATCCCAAGAAGCACGGCCTGCTCCAAG GCTTCTACCAGTTCGTGCGGCCACACCACAAGCAGCAGTTTGAGGAGGTCTGCCTGCAGTGGACAGGCCATGGCTGCGGCCACCGGCCTGAGCACAGCCTTCCTCAGAGGCGGGGCGCTCCGTcagcccaggcccccaggg GAAGGAGGGAGTGTGACCCAAAGCTGACCCTGTCCCAGGGTGCAGCCGGGCAGCTGGACCCTGGACAGCACCTGAATCAAGGCAGGCCTCACCTGGTCTCCGGACCGGCCCCGGCAG GAGACCCCAGCAGCTGTCCAAAAGAGGGGGGATCTGGAGCCCCCAGGGCAGAGAAGCAAGGCCCGCCTGTGGGGAGCGCCTACTTGGCCGATGTCCGCAAGGCCCTTGGGTCCGTAGGCTGCAGCCAGCTCCTCGCAGCGCTCACCGCCTACAGACGGGACGGTGACTTCGAGAAGGTGGTGGCCGTGGCGGCCGCACTCACTACCTCAAGGCCCGAGGACTTGCGCCTGCTGGAGA GGTTTGGCGCGTTCCTGAGACCTCGCCACCAGCAGCGCTTCCGGCAGGTGTGCGCCGACCTGATGGGCCCAGCCGCCCCGAGCGCGGGCCCTGAGCTGCCGGGTCCCCAGGACGGGACTCCCACTGTGCCTCCCGACCTCGCCCACGGTGATTCCAGGCCAG ACTCGCGCCTGTGTCTCCAGGCCCCCCAGGACAGGACAAACCCGGGAGGACCCAGAGCAAGATCTTGGCCTTCCTTAGACCGAGGCAGGCCGGGGATGCGGGGGCTCCCAGCCAGCCCCCCAGCGCCCCCCACAGGCACGCGCCGTCCGAGTCCG GCTCGGCGTGCCCCGGCTGCGGGGCGGAGGACACGGTCCCTTTCCAGTGCCCTTCCTGCAACTTCCACCGCTGCCGGGCCTGCTGGCGACGGCTCCTCCAG GCCTCTAGGACTTGCCCGGCCTGCCACGCCCCTGCCAGGAAGCAGAGCATCACGCAGGTCTTCTGGCCAGAGCCCCAGTGAGGCTGGAGACCCTCGGGCAGGCGGACGCCGCCTCTGTCCCAGACGCAGCTGGGACACTTGTCCCTTCACGGGGTGCGGGTCACGGGCCAGGCCAGTGCCCGTGGGGATGCCCCTGAAATGGCAGCAGGATCGACGCCTGCCTATGAGAAGCCCCGAAGTACCCTTAGGGTCTGGGGAGGGTCTGCTAAAAGGTACCTCTTCAGAACTTTCCTTGGCTGCTTGTTTGTGGGTGGAGCTTCAGGCGCTTGGCTGCTGCGGCCTGAGCCCAGGACTGGAAGGTGGGGGAAAcgctctgccccctcctctccgGGACCTGTGTGTGCCGCGCGCGCGCAGTGGATCTGCTTTTAATCAGGTGACAGGTTCTCTAATAAAGTTGCGGATACCGTATCCAGACGCTGTTTGTAGGGTCTGGACTTGGCAGTGGGGTTTGAGGGTGCTGGGAAGGAAGACGTGGGCATCTGAGTAG
- the RTEL1 gene encoding regulator of telomere elongation helicase 1 isoform X8, producing the protein MPKIALNGVTVDFPFQPYKCQEEYMSKVLECLQKKVNGILESPTGTGKTLCLLCTTLAWREHLRDTISARKIAERAQGGLFVNHTLSWGAAASDGDSTACYSDVPKIIYASRTHSQLTQVISELRSTSYRPRVCVLGSREQLCIHPEVKKQESNHMQIHLCRKKVASRSCHFYNNVEEKSLEQELTTSILDIEDLVKSGNKHKLCPYYLSRNLKQQADIIFMPYNYLLDAKSRRAHSIDLKGTVVIFDEAHNVEKMCEESASFDLTPHDVASGLDAIDQVLEEQTKVAQQGEFHLDFSADSAASGLRMELEDLAKLKVILLRLEGAIDAIELPGDQSGVTKPGSYIFELFAEAQITFQTKGCILDSLDQIIQHLAGRMGPFTNTAGLQKLSDIIQIVFSADPAEGVSSSVMGPGVSQSYKVHIHPDASHQRTARRSDAWNATAARKQGKVLSYWCFSPGHSMRELVRQGVRTLILTSGTLAPVSSFALELQIPFPVCLENPHVIDKHQIWVGIVPKGPDGAQLSSAFDKRFSDACLSSLGKALGNIARVVPHGLLVFFPSYPVMEKSLEFWRARDFARKLEALKPLFVEPRSKGGFSEVVDAYYTRVASPGSNGATFLAVCRGKASEGLDFADTNGRGVIVTGLPYPPRMDPRVVLKMQFLDELKGRSGPGGQLLSGHEWYRQQASRAVNQAIGRVIRHRHDYGAIFLCDHRFTHADARAQLPSWVRPHVKVYDSFGHVIRDVAQFFRVAQKTMPVPAPLLAAPSLGEGEGAVMVAVSPGPLSTRKAKSLDVHVPSLRRRPVGSPTRDAESSLCVEYGRELALARQRPVGLLAALEHSEHLAGGPGDKASPGEEECHKGPGGSEGVARTTMCPPQAAHVSTLSLPREKRPAQQQKGGRRKIRLVGSRQEGPVASTQAGRAKLFMVAVKQALSQASFDMFTRALQDYKGSDDFEALVACLGPLFAEDPKKHGLLQGFYQFVRPHHKQQFEEVCLQWTGHGCGHRPEHSLPQRRGAPSAQAPRGRRECDPKLTLSQGAAGQLDPGQHLNQGRPHLVSGPAPAGDPSSCPKEGGSGAPRAEKQGPPVGSAYLADVRKALGSVGCSQLLAALTAYRRDGDFEKVVAVAAALTTSRPEDLRLLERFGAFLRPRHQQRFRQVCADLMGPAAPSAGPELPGPQDGTPTVPPDLAHGDSRPGPPGQDKPGRTQSKILAFLRPRQAGDAGAPSQPPSAPHRHAPSESGL; encoded by the exons ATGCCCAAGATAGCCCTGAATGGCGTGACAGTGGACTTCCCCTTCCAGCCGTACAAATGCCAGGAGGAGTACATGAGCAAGGTGCTGGAGTGTCTGCAGAAG AAAGTGAATGGCATCCTGGAGAGCCCCACGGGCACAGGGAAGACACTGTGCCTCCTCTGCACCACGCTGGCCTGGCGGGAGCACCTCCGTGACACCATCTCTGCCCGCAAGATCGCTGAGAGGGCGCAGGGAGGGCTTTTTGTCAATCACACCTTGTCCTGGGGAGCTGCCGCTTCCGATGGAGACAGCACAG CCTGCTACTCGGACGTCCCAAAGATCATTTATGCCTCCAGGACCCACTCGCAGCTCACTCAGGTCATCAGCGAGCTTCGGAGCACCTCCTACCG GCCCAGGGTATGTGTGCTGGGTTCCCGGGAGCAGCTGTGTATCCACCCCGAGGTGAAGAAGCAGGAGAGTAACCACATGCAG ATCCACTTGTGCCGGAAAAAGGTGGCTAGTCGTTCCTGTCACTTCTACAACAACGTGGAAG AGAAGAGCCTGGAGCAGGAGCTGACTACCTCCATCCTGGACATTGAAGACCTGGTCAAAAGTGGGAACAAGCACAA gCTGTGCCCGTACTACCTGTCTCGGAACCTGAAGCAGCAGGCTGACATCATCTTCATGCCATACAACTACTTGTTGGACGCCAAG AGCCGCCGGGCGCACAGCATTGACCTGAAGGGGACGGTTGTGATTTTCGACGAAGCTCACAATGTG GAAAAGATGTGTGAGGAGTCGGCATCCTTCGACCTGACCCCCCATGACGTGGCTTCTGGACTGGACGCCATAGACCAGGTCTTGGAGGAGCAGACCAAGGTGGCACAGCAGGGCGAGTTCCACTTGGACTTCAGTGCGGACTCTGCCGCCTCAG GGCTGCGCATGGAGTTGGAAGACCTCGCCAAGCTCAAGG TGATCCTGCTTCGCCTGGAGGGGGCCATCGATGCCATTGAGCTGCCGGGGGACCAGAGTGGTGTCACCAAGCCAGGGAG CTACATCTTTGAGCTGTTTGCCGAAGCCCAGATAACCTTTCAGACCAAAGGCTGCATCCTCGACTCCCTGGACCAGATCATCCAGCACCTGGCAGGAC GTATGGGGCCGTTCACCAACACAGCGGGGCTGCAGAAGCTCTCAGACATCATCCAG ATTGTGTTCAGTGCAGACCCTGCGGAGGGCGTGTCTAGTTCTGTGATGGGGCCTGGGGTCTCTCAATCCTACAAG gTGCACATCCACCCTGATGCCAGTCACCAGAGGACAGCTCGGCGATCAGACGCCTGGAACGCCACGGCGGCCAGAAAGCAAG GGAAGGTGCTGAGCTACTGGTGCTTCAGCCCCGGCCACAGCATGCGCGAGCTGGTCCGCCAGGGCGTCCGCACGCTCATCCTCACCAGCGGCACACTGGCCCCCGTGTCCTCCTTCGCCCTGGAGCTGCAGAT CCCTTTCCCAGTCTGCCTGGAGAACCCACACGTCATCGACAAGCACCAGATCTGGGTGGGGATCGTCCCCAAAGGCCCCGATGGAGCCCAGCTGAGCTCTGCCTTTGACAAACG GTTTTCTGATGCATGCCTGTCCTCCCTCGGCAAGGCGCTAG GCAACATCGCCCGCGTGGTCCCGCACGGGCTCCTGGTCTTTTTCCCTTCCTACCCCGTCATGGAGAAAAGCCTGGAGTTCTGGCGG GCCCGTGACTTTGCCAGGAAGCTGGAGGCCCTGAAGCCTCTATTTGTGGAGCCGAGGAGCAAAGGTGGCTTCTCAGAG GTGGTGGATGCTTATTACACTCGAGTCGCCTCCCCCGGGTCCAACGGGGCTACTTTCCTGGCTGTGTGCCGGGGGAAG GCCAGCGAGGGGCTAGACTTTGCGGACACGAACGGCCGCGGTGTGATCGTCACGGGCCTGCCGTACCCCCCACGCATGGACCCCCGGGTGGTCCTCAAGATGCAGTTCCTGGACGAGTTGAAGGGCCGCAGCGGGCCTGGAGGTCAG ctcCTCTCCGGGCACGAGTGGTACCGGCAGCAGGCGTCCAGGGCTGTGAACCAGGCCATCGGGCGGGTGATCCGGCATCGCCACGACTACGGGGCCATCTTCCTCTGTGACCACAG GTTCACTCACGCGGATGCCAGAGCCCAGCTGCCCTCCTGGGTGCGCCCCCACGTCAAGGTGTATGACAGCTTCGGCCACGTCATCCGGGACGTGGCCCAGTTCTTCCGTGTTGCCCAGAAAACT ATGCCGGTGCCGGCCCCGCTACTCGCTGCCCCAAGTCTGGGTGAGGGAGAAGGTGCTGTCATGGTGGCCGTGTCGCCCGGCCCCCTCTCCACCAGGAAAGCCAAGAGTCTGGACGTGCACGTCCCCAGCCTGAGGCGGAGACCCGTGG GGTCGCCGACCAGGGACGCCGAGAGCAGCCTGTGTGTAGAGTACGGGCGGGAGCTGGCCCTCGCTCGGCAGAGGCCTGTGGGGCTGCTGGCAGCCCTGGAACACAGCGAGCATCTGGCTGGGGGGCCTGGAGACAAGGCCtcccctggggaggaggag TGTCACAAGGGGCCTGGGGGCTCTGAGGGCGTGGCCAGGACCACAATGTGTCCCCCCCAGGCAGCGCATGTCTCCACCCTGTCCCTCCCACGTGAGAAGAGGCCTGCACAGCAGCagaaaggaggcagaaggaagatCAGGCTGGTGGGCAGCCGG CAGGAGGGGCCGGTGGCCAGTACACAGGCGGGCAGAGCCAAGCTGTTCATGGTGGCCGTGAAGCAGGCGCTGAGCCAGGCCAGCTTCGACATGTTCACCAGGGCCCTGCAGGACTACAAGGGCTCTGACGACTTTGAGGCTCTGGTGGCCTGCCTCGGCCCACTCTTTGCTGAGGATCCCAAGAAGCACGGCCTGCTCCAAG GCTTCTACCAGTTCGTGCGGCCACACCACAAGCAGCAGTTTGAGGAGGTCTGCCTGCAGTGGACAGGCCATGGCTGCGGCCACCGGCCTGAGCACAGCCTTCCTCAGAGGCGGGGCGCTCCGTcagcccaggcccccaggg GAAGGAGGGAGTGTGACCCAAAGCTGACCCTGTCCCAGGGTGCAGCCGGGCAGCTGGACCCTGGACAGCACCTGAATCAAGGCAGGCCTCACCTGGTCTCCGGACCGGCCCCGGCAG GAGACCCCAGCAGCTGTCCAAAAGAGGGGGGATCTGGAGCCCCCAGGGCAGAGAAGCAAGGCCCGCCTGTGGGGAGCGCCTACTTGGCCGATGTCCGCAAGGCCCTTGGGTCCGTAGGCTGCAGCCAGCTCCTCGCAGCGCTCACCGCCTACAGACGGGACGGTGACTTCGAGAAGGTGGTGGCCGTGGCGGCCGCACTCACTACCTCAAGGCCCGAGGACTTGCGCCTGCTGGAGA GGTTTGGCGCGTTCCTGAGACCTCGCCACCAGCAGCGCTTCCGGCAGGTGTGCGCCGACCTGATGGGCCCAGCCGCCCCGAGCGCGGGCCCTGAGCTGCCGGGTCCCCAGGACGGGACTCCCACTGTGCCTCCCGACCTCGCCCACGGTGATTCCAGGCCAG GCCCCCCAGGACAGGACAAACCCGGGAGGACCCAGAGCAAGATCTTGGCCTTCCTTAGACCGAGGCAGGCCGGGGATGCGGGGGCTCCCAGCCAGCCCCCCAGCGCCCCCCACAGGCACGCGCCGTCCGAGTCCG GCCTCTAG